One Streptomyces sp. NBC_01237 genomic region harbors:
- a CDS encoding ArsR/SmtB family transcription factor yields MRTLSHPARSDIELTAVFHALSDPTRLSIVRSLVGIDEQSCGTLDIPLSKSTLSHHLKVLRDAGVTHTRIEGTHRYMSLRREDLDARFPGLLDVALAGDSTLAH; encoded by the coding sequence GTGCGCACCCTCAGCCACCCCGCCCGGTCCGACATCGAACTCACCGCGGTCTTCCACGCGCTGAGCGATCCGACCCGGCTCTCGATCGTCCGGAGCCTGGTCGGCATCGACGAGCAGTCCTGCGGCACCCTGGACATCCCGCTCTCCAAGTCGACGCTCTCCCACCATCTGAAGGTGCTCCGCGACGCGGGCGTCACACACACCCGCATCGAGGGCACCCACCGCTATATGTCGCTGCGCCGCGAGGACCTCGACGCCCGGTTCCCCGGACTCCTGGACGTGGCACTCGCGGGCGACAGCACGCTCGCGCACTGA
- a CDS encoding nitroreductase family protein, translated as MPPLDLTADEVLTTTRAVRKRLDLTRPVERKLIEECLELATQAPTGRNRQRWDFVFVTDPAKRAALADLYRLGLARPRQQVVRDGVNRGDLARGHRIMDSAQHLFEHLHEVPVLLVPCIRVQGRHEIDSHVGQANTWGSILPAVWQFMLAARSRGLGTAWTTPHLHYEREAAELLGVPYETVLQTALIPVAHTIGTDFRPGPRVDADEIAHWDSW; from the coding sequence ATGCCCCCGCTCGACCTGACCGCCGACGAAGTACTCACCACCACCCGGGCCGTCCGCAAGCGGCTCGACCTGACCCGGCCCGTGGAACGGAAGCTGATCGAGGAATGCCTCGAACTGGCCACCCAGGCACCCACCGGGCGCAACCGGCAGCGCTGGGACTTCGTCTTCGTGACGGATCCGGCCAAGCGTGCCGCCCTCGCGGACCTCTACCGCCTGGGGCTCGCGCGTCCCCGTCAGCAGGTCGTCCGGGACGGGGTGAACCGCGGTGATCTGGCGCGCGGCCACCGGATCATGGACAGCGCCCAGCACCTCTTCGAGCATCTGCACGAGGTCCCCGTGCTGCTCGTCCCGTGCATCCGGGTCCAGGGGCGTCACGAGATCGACTCGCACGTCGGGCAGGCCAACACCTGGGGGTCGATCCTCCCGGCCGTCTGGCAGTTCATGCTGGCCGCCCGATCGCGCGGGCTCGGCACGGCGTGGACCACACCTCATCTGCACTACGAGCGCGAGGCGGCCGAACTGCTCGGAGTGCCCTACGAGACCGTTCTGCAGACCGCGCTGATCCCGGTGGCCCACACGATCGGCACCGACTTCCGGCCCGGACCGCGGGTCGATGCCGACGAGATCGCGCACTGGGACAGCTGGTAG
- a CDS encoding ABC transporter ATP-binding protein — protein MTAPPKNPALPPKHAGDPPAGPPREGPDSPALPPPDGAEPAAVALAVRGLTVAFGHGRRRRTVVHDVSLTLAPGECLALVGESGSGKSVTARALIGLAGPESAVRSEGLQVDGRDATGFREREWRTVRGRVVGLVSQDALSALDPLRRVGAEVAEPLLVHRLARRGEVAERVTGLLRDAGVPEPELRARQYPHQLSGGLRQRALIASATAGGPRVLIADEPTTALDVTVQARVLELLRELKESGTALLLISHDLAVVAQLADRIAVMTQGRVVETGSTGQVLGAPRHPYTRTLISSVPALDAVPAQGRPQGARSEDAPLTGAEDAPPPRSDAGDAAPPPAPGAGAVLLSARGLVKRYRSPDGGVRTAVRNLDFTLAHGETLGVVGESGSGKSTLAAMVMGLLAPDAGEVRLDGGPWSALDERRRRPLRRGVQLVHQDPLGSFDPRFTVRRLLDEALSVAGPARGARRRERAAELLEQVGLDTAVLERRPARLSGGQRQRVAIARALATSPRLLVCDEPVSALDVTVQAQVLELLASLRAAYGLAMLFISHDLAVVRQVSDRVLVMRDGDIVEQGPVAEVLGTPRHPYTRQLLAAVPRLPAAPRPS, from the coding sequence ATGACCGCTCCCCCGAAGAACCCGGCGCTCCCCCCGAAGCACGCAGGGGACCCACCGGCCGGCCCGCCGCGGGAAGGCCCGGACTCACCGGCGCTCCCCCCGCCGGACGGAGCCGAGCCCGCGGCCGTCGCGCTGGCCGTGCGCGGTCTGACCGTCGCCTTCGGCCACGGACGCCGGCGCCGGACGGTGGTCCACGATGTCTCCCTCACCCTGGCTCCCGGTGAATGCCTGGCGCTGGTGGGCGAGTCGGGCTCCGGCAAGAGCGTGACGGCCAGGGCCCTGATCGGCCTCGCCGGACCGGAGTCGGCCGTCCGCAGCGAAGGGCTCCAGGTCGACGGCCGTGACGCCACCGGCTTCCGCGAACGCGAGTGGCGCACGGTACGCGGCCGGGTGGTGGGGCTCGTCTCCCAGGACGCCCTGTCGGCACTCGACCCGCTGCGGCGGGTGGGGGCCGAGGTCGCCGAGCCGCTGCTGGTCCACCGGCTGGCCCGGCGCGGCGAGGTGGCGGAGCGGGTCACCGGACTGCTCCGCGACGCCGGGGTCCCGGAACCGGAGCTGCGGGCCCGGCAGTATCCGCACCAGCTCTCCGGCGGGCTGCGCCAGCGCGCCCTGATCGCCTCGGCCACGGCGGGCGGGCCGCGGGTGCTGATCGCGGACGAGCCCACCACCGCGCTGGATGTCACGGTCCAGGCCCGCGTGCTGGAACTCCTGCGGGAGCTCAAGGAGTCCGGAACCGCCCTGCTGCTCATCAGCCACGATCTCGCGGTGGTCGCCCAGCTCGCCGACCGGATCGCGGTGATGACCCAGGGGCGGGTGGTGGAGACCGGCTCGACCGGTCAGGTGCTCGGAGCCCCTCGGCACCCGTACACGCGCACCCTGATCTCCTCGGTCCCGGCACTCGACGCCGTACCGGCGCAGGGACGGCCGCAGGGGGCGCGGAGCGAGGACGCGCCGCTGACGGGGGCCGAGGACGCGCCACCGCCGCGATCGGACGCCGGGGACGCGGCCCCGCCGCCCGCGCCGGGAGCCGGCGCGGTCCTGCTGTCGGCGCGCGGGCTGGTGAAGCGGTACCGCTCCCCGGACGGCGGGGTCCGCACGGCGGTCCGGAACCTGGACTTCACGCTCGCGCACGGCGAAACGCTGGGCGTCGTGGGCGAGTCGGGTTCCGGGAAGAGCACGCTCGCCGCCATGGTGATGGGGCTGCTGGCGCCCGACGCCGGTGAGGTCCGGCTGGACGGCGGGCCCTGGAGCGCGCTGGACGAACGGCGGCGGCGTCCGCTGCGCCGGGGCGTCCAGCTCGTCCATCAGGACCCGCTCGGCTCGTTCGACCCCCGGTTCACCGTGCGGCGCCTCCTCGACGAGGCGCTGTCCGTGGCCGGTCCGGCGCGCGGCGCGCGGCGCCGGGAGCGGGCGGCCGAGCTCCTGGAACAGGTCGGCCTCGACACGGCCGTGCTGGAGCGACGGCCGGCCCGGCTGTCGGGAGGCCAGCGTCAGCGCGTGGCGATCGCCCGTGCGCTGGCCACCTCACCGCGGCTGCTGGTCTGCGACGAGCCGGTCTCCGCGCTCGACGTGACGGTGCAGGCCCAGGTGCTGGAGCTGCTGGCGTCGCTCCGCGCGGCGTACGGGCTGGCGATGCTGTTCATCTCGCACGACCTGGCGGTGGTGCGGCAGGTCAGCGACCGGGTCCTGGTGATGCGCGACGGCGACATCGTCGAACAGGGCCCCGTCGCCGAGGTGCTGGGCACACCCCGGCACCCGTACACCCGTCAGCTGCTGGCAGCCGTACCGCGTCTCCCGGCCGCCCCTCGACCCTCATGA
- a CDS encoding ABC transporter permease, with product MSAQPAGGVLVRPATGPLRERLAGFRPGLLLSAAVLAAAAVACVSPGLLTGASPTDADPVAALLPPGTDHWFGTDQLGRDVYARVIHGARHSLLLGVGATALGVLVGLLIGLPAALLGRFADQAAMRGMDIMLALPELLLALLVIAVVGPSSVNAALAIAVASVPGYARLIRGQAQVVRRAEYIRSAIGLGLRRRTVVLRHVLPNTLGPLVVPATLGVGTAIISGSALSFLGLGPKAPTPEWGAMLAQGRDALQSAWWIAVFPGAAITVSVIAVTVVGRHLHIGLEGRPGA from the coding sequence ATGAGCGCCCAGCCCGCCGGCGGCGTCCTGGTCCGGCCCGCCACCGGCCCCCTGCGGGAGCGGCTGGCCGGGTTCCGGCCCGGCCTGCTGCTCTCCGCGGCCGTCCTGGCGGCCGCCGCCGTCGCCTGCGTCAGCCCCGGACTGCTGACGGGGGCCTCTCCCACGGACGCCGATCCGGTCGCCGCCCTGCTGCCGCCCGGTACCGACCACTGGTTCGGCACGGACCAACTGGGCCGCGACGTGTACGCCCGGGTGATCCACGGGGCGCGTCACTCCCTGCTGCTGGGCGTCGGAGCGACCGCACTCGGGGTGCTGGTGGGCCTGCTGATCGGTCTGCCCGCCGCGCTGCTCGGACGGTTCGCCGACCAGGCGGCGATGCGCGGCATGGACATCATGCTGGCGCTGCCCGAACTGCTGCTCGCCCTCCTGGTGATCGCCGTGGTGGGACCCAGCTCGGTCAACGCGGCGCTGGCCATCGCGGTCGCCTCGGTGCCGGGATACGCACGGCTGATCCGGGGGCAGGCCCAGGTGGTCCGCAGGGCGGAGTACATCCGCTCCGCCATCGGGCTCGGGCTGCGCCGCCGCACCGTGGTGCTGCGGCACGTCCTGCCCAACACCCTCGGCCCGCTGGTCGTCCCCGCGACGCTCGGTGTCGGTACGGCGATCATCTCCGGCTCCGCGCTCAGTTTCCTCGGCCTCGGCCCCAAGGCGCCCACCCCGGAGTGGGGGGCGATGCTCGCCCAGGGGCGGGACGCCTTGCAGAGCGCGTGGTGGATCGCGGTGTTCCCCGGCGCGGCGATCACCGTGTCGGTGATCGCCGTCACCGTCGTCGGGCGGCACCTGCACATCGGACTGGAAGGCAGGCCCGGAGCATGA